The DNA window GCAGCGCCTCTACAGCGACGACCGCAAGCTCGACGAGGTGGTCCTGGCCCGGCACGGCGACGCGGTCCTGGTCAGGGAGGGCTACCATCCGGTGGTGGCCGCGCCCGGCTATGACTGTTACTACCTCAACTTCCTGGCCGGAGAAACACCCTCCTGGGTCGCTCGCGACGAGCCGCAACTCGCCTGGGTGCGGGGCAACTGGGAAGGTGGGCAAGACCGGCTCAGGCTGCCGCTCAGGGGTTCGGGGCGCTAGCGTGGCCCAGTACGACCTCATCACCATGGGCCGCTCGTCGATCGACCTCTACGCTCGTGAGGTGGGCGCCCCCTTCGTCGACATCGAGAGCTTCGCCGCCTACGTGGGCGGCAGCCCCACCAACATCGCGGTCGGCGCGAAACGTCTGGGCCTCGAGGTCGCCCTGCTCACCGCGGTGGGCGACGATCAGGTCGGCAACTTCGTTCTCCATTTCCTCGAGCGTGAAGGCGTCGAGACTCGCTTCATCCCGCGCAAGCCGGGCGCCCGCACGAGCGCGGTGGTCTTGGGCATCGAGCCGCCCGACAGGTTCCCGCTGGTCTTCTACCGTGACAATGCGGCGGACGTGCAACTGACGATCGACGACGTCCTGGCCGCGCCCATTGCCGAGAGCCGGGCACTCGAGCTCTCCGGCACCGGCCTGAGCAAGGAGCCGGGAAGGAGCGCCACCTTCTTCGCCGCCGAGCGCGCTCGCGCCGCCGGGACTCAGGTCTTTTTCGACCTCGACTTCCGCGCCGACCAGTGGCACGACCCGCGCGCGTACGGGGTGAACGCTCGAGCCCTGCTGCCGCTCGCCCATGTGGCTATCGGCACCGAGGAGGAGGTCAACGCCGCCATGCTGAGCGACCCCGCGCAGCTAAGAATCATCGACCAGCAGGTGTCCGCGCCGGAAATCGGGGGCGACGTCGAAGGGAATATCAAGGCGCTGCTCGAGCTGCCGAGCGGTCCCCAGGCGCTGGTCGTCAAGCGAGGGGCCAAGGGCGCGACCGTTCACCTGCGCAGCGGCGAAAGAATCG is part of the Deinococcota bacterium genome and encodes:
- the iolC gene encoding 5-dehydro-2-deoxygluconokinase, whose product is MGRSSIDLYAREVGAPFVDIESFAAYVGGSPTNIAVGAKRLGLEVALLTAVGDDQVGNFVLHFLEREGVETRFIPRKPGARTSAVVLGIEPPDRFPLVFYRDNAADVQLTIDDVLAAPIAESRALELSGTGLSKEPGRSATFFAAERARAAGTQVFFDLDFRADQWHDPRAYGVNARALLPLAHVAIGTEEEVNAAMLSDPAQLRIIDQQVSAPEIGGDVEGNIKALLELPSGPQALVVKRGAKGATVHLRSGERIDAPGFTVDIYNILGAGDAFASGFIYGRLKGWDWFRSARMGNACGAIVVTRHGCANFMGYEDEVLRFVEEGGGF